A single window of Hyla sarda isolate aHylSar1 chromosome 2, aHylSar1.hap1, whole genome shotgun sequence DNA harbors:
- the FAM181B gene encoding protein FAM181B — protein MAVQAEIMNHHFMPLYFAGSAVDFEKSYHEGVDFLGAVESGDYKESSKDLLSFINTASSNIKLALDKPVKSKRKVNHRKYLQKQIKRCTGMISNGVTTKGSSKGHVTSPGSTNSPQNYHWKPPPKRDNNQSNLQSKSLAALFDNAREIQGEKCKKVPLRNRNLPPSFFTEPAYSSPGLLANSGVGALDKGNQETVEFFELLGPDYNNMISEQEIIQGASVKIHQDIPAEHSVYEPHHLLNGLLYSDPWNPCNPIKKSPVGTCSPNLNESLKCISLPVPVFTNATEPTAIPASVEDSCPSITPFNPCYPDCSLSQMFYDCASGYNRIGYSVL, from the coding sequence ATGGCCGTCCAGGCTGAAATTATGAATCATCATTTCATGCCGTTATATTTCGCCGGATCTGCCGTGGACTTCGAGAAAAGCTATCACGAAGGGGTGGATTTCCTTGGAGCCGTGGAGAGCGGAGACTATAAGGAATCGAGTAAGGATTTGCTTAGCTTTATCAACACGGCTTCGAGTAACATCAAACTGGCCCTGGACAAACCCGTGAAGTCGAAAAGGAAGGTCAACCATAGGAAGTACCTGCAAAAACAAATCAAAAGATGCACGGGTATGATCAGTAATGGAGTTACAACTAAAGGGTCTTCGAAAGGTCACGTCACGTCTCCCGGCAGTACCAACAGCCCCCAAAACTATCACTGGAAGCCTCCTCCCAAGAGGGACAACAACCAGTCCAACTTACAGAGCAAGAGCTTGGCTGCTCTTTTTGACAATGCCAGGGAAATCCAGGGGGAGAAATGTAAAAAAGTACCCTTGAGGAACCGTAACCTGCCCCCGTCTTTCTTCACCGAGCCTGCTTATTCTTCACCGGGACTTCTCGCCAATTCTGGGGTGGGGGCCTTGGATAAAGGTAACCAAGAGACTGTTGAATTTTTTGAACTGTTGGGCCCCGATTACAACAACATGATCTCAGAGCAAGAGATCATTCAGGGAGCATCAGTAAAGATACACCAAGACATCCCGGCAGAACATTCCGTGTACGAGCCCCATCACTTACTAAATGGGCTCCTTTATTCCGACCCCTGGAATCCATGTAATCCAATTAAAAAGAGTCCCGTGGGAACTTGCAGTCCGAACTTGAATGAAAGTTTGAAATGTATTTCATTGCCAGTCCCCGTCTTTACAAACGCCACCGAGCCCACCGCCATCCCAGCCTCCGTGGAGGACAGCTGTCCCAGTATAACACCATTTAACCCCTGCTACCCTGACTGCTCCTTGTCCCAAATGTTTTACGACTGTGCTTCGGGATACAACAGAATCGGCTACTCCGTTTTGTAG